Within the Gloeobacter kilaueensis JS1 genome, the region TGAACCCTCCCGTGAACCCAGCGCAGGCAAACAGCACCCACCCCCAGGCCCGCAGCGACGTGCTCGGCGAATTTCTCGCCGACGGCAGTGCGGTGCTCTTCGATCCGCTCACCAGTGTCGCCCACGAGTTGAATCCGACCGCTGCCCTCGTCTGGGACTGGTGCGACGGCGAGCACAGCGCCGATCAGATCGTCGCGGCGGTCGAAGAATGTTTCGGCACCGGTGGCCAGGACTGCCGGAGGGATGTCTACTACTTTCTGGCCTACCTCGAAGGGTTGGGACTTTTAGCCCGCGCCGGGGAGCAGCACCCTTGAGGCTCGCCCATCGTGCCCCATCGCACCTTGACCTGCTGGGCCAGCGGGTGAGCGTGAGTGGACCGGCGGCCTGCCGGATACCGCTGATGACGCTGCTGGCTCCCTTCGCCGCCCGTCCAGCGAGCGATAGCCTCATCGTCCGCTTCAGTGAGGGCAGCGGCGGCGGCTACAGGCTGGAACTGCCGAGCCTGTGCTGCTGGGGGAGTGCGGCGGAGCTGGTGCCTTTTTGTGAGTGGTGGCTGGTGAGCCGCTCCCTCGTCCTGCGGCCAGAACTGTGCCCGCTGCACGGGGCGGCGGTGGCGCGGGGCGAAGCGGCAATCTTGCTGCCGGGTGCCTCCGGCTCGGGCAAGACGACCCTGACGCTTGCCCTACTGGGGCGGGGCTTCGTGCCTTTCGCTGACGATCTGATCTTGCTCGACGAGCAGCTGGCGGTCCAGCCCTTCGAGCGCTGCTTTCACATCGACGAGCAGACCGAGCGGATTGTCGAGCGGCTGGCGGTAGCACCGCTGCTTGCCTTTGAGCACCTGCCGCCCGGCTACTGCCGCCCACGGCGCTGGGCGACACCCCGGCCCCCGCGCTGCATCGTCTGGCCCGAGTACCGGCCAGGACTGGCCGCACCCCAGCTTGTGGCGCTGCGCCCCGGCCACTGCTGGACGCTGCTTGTCAACCAGTTGATTGCCGGTAGCGCACAAGCCAATCGCCACTTTGCGCGCCTGCGCGCCCTGGTGGACAGTGCCCCGGCCTGGCAGCTCGCCTATTCGGAGCCGGAGCAGGCGACAGGCGCGATCGAGAAGTTGCTCGTCGCCGGACTGGGATGAATATCGCTGTCGCTCTGGCGCGCTATTTGAGCTGTCCGCCCGAGTTGCGCGAACCGCTCGGAGGCGAGTGGGATGGACTCGCCCCATCGACCTGGCAGGCGCTCATCAGCTACTTCGAGGCGCGGGAACTGGCGCTGGAAGCCTACCAGGCGTTCGTCGTCGAAAAGCGGCTGGAGCTGCCGGAGGCGGAGGCGCTCCGGCTGCGCCGCCACTACGTGCGCTCGGTGGCGAGCGTGCGCTGGCTTACCAGCGAACTGGGGCGCGTCAGCCGTGCCTTTGCGGCGGTCGGCATCGAGCCCGTACTGCTCAAAGGGGCGTACCTGGGCGCATTGCTCTGGCCCGATCCGGCCTTGCGCCCCTTCGCCGACCTCGATCTGTGGGTGCGGCCCCAGGAGGTGCAGGCCGCCGATGCTGCCCTACGAACCATAGGCTACGGCGGCGGCCCGGTCGATCCGAGCGTCGTCCTCGATCCGCTCTACCACGAACTGCCAGCCTATCAACTGGCAGGCAGCGGTCCCGGTATTCGCGCCAGCGTCGATCTGCACTATCACCTCGCCCCCGCCTACCTGCCGGTACCCGACGAGGAAGCGATGCGCCGCCGCTGCGTTCCGTGGCGCGATTGTTTGCAGGTGCTGGCAGCAGAAGATCTGCCCGTCTACCTGTGCGGCCACATTGCCCGGCACCTGTTCGTCGAGCACAGGCCGGAACTGTTGTTTCAGGCGGGCTACCGCTACCTGGGCGAGCTGGCTCGCCTGGTGGTCTATGGCCTGCGGCGCTGGCGCTGGGAGCGCGTCGCCGCCGGGCTGGCGCGCAATCGCCATCGCCGGGCGCTGCTGTTGCCGCTGCGCCTGGTCAACCGGCTCTGGAACGTCGTTCTGCCGGAGCCGATCGTGGATCTCTACCGCAAGGATCTGTTGGGTGAGGCGGTGCTGCGGGCGCTACTCGCCCGGATGGACCGTCCCTGGCAGGAGCTTGAGAGTCGGATGCTCACTTTCTGCAGCTACGCGCTGCCCGACTACCTCTCGCGGCGGCGCTGGCTGGTGCGCCTGCGAAAGCGGCCCGGTGCGCGCTAGGGGCAGGGGACTTGGAGCGATGAGCACCACAAAGTAGGTGCCGTAGGTGCTCCTCGCCCCACAGGCCATGCCGATGCCCACCTCCGTCGCCCGATGGTAGGCCGGGAGCTGGCTGAGCAGCTGCTGGCGATGGTAGGGCACGGGCAATCCTTCATCGCGCACCAGTTGGTCGATCGCTTCGCTGCCTGAACTGACACCGGAGCTGATCGACTCGACTTGGTTGGCCCCGGCGTCGAGCGGATAGGTCACCGGCAGCCTGTAACCGGCCCGCACCAGCCGCTGGTTCGGCCCCAGGCCGTCGAGGCTGCGGTGCGAGAAATAATCGTGACTGGCCATGTCCTCCGCCCGGCTCTGGGCAATCTGCGCAAGCTGGTCGTTCCAGTGCAGAGCAGCCACCGGCTGTCCGGCGTAGGCACCGGGATGGGCGCGCAGGTAGTTGAGGCGGGCGTAAGCGGCGCTCACCTCGCCCGCCCGGTCTGGGCAGATCGTCTCGGCCTGCAGCGGTCCCTGGCCGCTCCACAACAGCCCAGCCAGCACCAGGACAACAGACAACCAGCGACGGTCAACGCGCATACGAGTCATAGCGAGTCTACAGAAATATAGAGAGCAGTACAGGCTGCTCCTGGTTACATCGCCGGAGTTCGTCGCAGGGTGGTGACCGCTGGGGGCGTATTAAGAATCAGTGCCTACAGTGTGGAGCCTGGTCGAAGTTACAGATACGAGCTTGTGGCTAGTCAGTTGTGCAGAGTCTGATATCGACTGGATAGCCACTCGGATACGACCGAATGGCGGGAAGGAGCATTACCATCTCTTTAGCACGTTCGGGGCTATCCAGTTTAGTCAGGCTACACAAATCCTCTGCACAGGTGAGACGCTCTACAATCGAACCAACTTATCGCTGCAGAGGAGGTCTCATGGCCCAGCGTCCCATTATCCTTGGCATCGTCGGTGACAGCGCTGCGGGCAAGACGACCCTGACGCGCGGCATCGCTCAGATCCTTGGTCCTGAAGATGTCACGGTTATCTGCACCGACGATTATCACCGCTACGACCGCAAGCAGCGGGCCGAGCTGGGGATCACGGCCCTGCACCCTGACTGCAACCACCTAGACATCATCCAGCAGCACCTGGCGCTGTTGCGCACCGGTCAGCCGATCTTAAAGCCGATCTACAACCACAAGACCGGTACGTTCGATCCGCCGGAGTACATCAAGCCGCTCAAGTTCGTGGTCGTCGAGGGTCTACTGGGTTTTTCGACGCGGGGCATGCGCGACACTTTTGATATCAAAGTCTACCTGGCACCGCCCGAACCGTTGCGCACGCGCTGGAAGGTCAAGCGCGACACGAACAAGCGCGGCTATACCGAAGAGCAGGTGCTGCAGGAGATGGCCCGGCGCGAACCGGACTCCGAACAATTCATCCGGCCCCAGCGCGGCTGGGCGGATGTGGTCGTCAGTTTTTATCCCGGCAGCCAGGGGCCGGACACCCAGCTCAACGTGCGGCTGGTGCTCAGGCCCACCGTTCCCCACCCAGATTTTGTCAGCATCATCGAGCGCAGCGGCGCGCATACCCGCTCGGCGGTGCGCCTTGAACTCGACCGCGACATGGGCAAACCGGTCGATGTGCTCGAAGTCGATGGCCACGCCACCGACGAGCAGGTAAAAGAATTGCAGGAAGTCCTCTGCGAGGAGATGGCCAACGGCACCCACATCTGCAACATCCCCGGCGAGATCGGCAAAGTCACCGGCACCACCGGCGAATTGCTCCAGAGCCATCCCCTCGCCATCTCCCAACTGCTCATCACCTACCACATGCTCAAGGCATCCAGGGGCGCTCACGTCTAGACCCCTTCGAGGAGAAAACCGATGCAGGTAAAAGCAGCGGTGGCTTACCAGGCCGCCCAGCCCCTCACAATCGAAACGGTCGAACTAGCGGGGCCGCGCACCGGCGAGGTGCTGGTCGAGATCAAGGCAACCGGCGTCTGCCACACCGACGCCTACACCCTCTCAGGAGCGGACCCGGAGGGACTGTTTCCGGCAATTCTCGGCCACGAAGGAGCGGGAATCGTCGTCGAGGTCGGCCCCGGTGTCACCAGTGTCCGGCCCGGCGATCACGTTATTCCGCTTTACACGCCCGAGTGCCGCCAGTGCGAGTACTGCCTGAGCCGCAAGACCAACCTCTGCCAGGCGATTCGTACTACCCAGGGCCGGGGGGTGATGCCCGACGGCACCAGCCGCTTCTCGGTGGCTGGAGAGCCTGTATTTCACTACATGGGCACCTCGACTTTTGCGCACTACACGGTGCTGCCGGAGATCGCCGTCGCCAAAATTCGCGAGGACGCGCCGTTCGAGAAAGTCTGCTACATCGGCTGCGGCGTGACCACCGGTATCGGCGCGGTGATCAACACTGCCAGAGTCGAGCCCGGTGCGAACGTCGTCGTCTTTGGTCTGGGGGGCATCGGCCTCAACGTCGTCCAGGGGGCGCGCCTGGCCGGGGCGGACATAATCGTGGGCGTCGATATCAATCCGGCCCGGCGCGAATTGGCGGAGCGCTTCGGGATCACCCACTTTGTCAACCCCAAAGAAGTCGAGGGCGATCTGGTGCCCTACCTGGTCAACCTGACGAAGGGCGGGGCCGACTACAGCTTCGAGTGCATCGGCAACGTCGATGTGATGCGCCAGGCGCTCGAATGCTGTCACAAGGGCTGGGGGGTGAGCGTGATTATCGGCGTGGCAGGGGCCGGTCAGGAAATTCGCACCCGGCCCTTTCAGCTGGTGACGGGCCGCGTCTGGAAGGGTTCGGCCTTTGGCGGGGCCAGAGGCCGCACGGATGTGCCGAAGATCGTGGACTGGTACATGGAAGGCAAAATCAACATCGACGATCTGATTACCCACGTGCTGCCCCTGTCTGAGATCAACCGCGCCTTCGAGCTGATGCACGCAGGACAATCGATCCGGACGGTTATCACTTTTTAGCCGTGGTTATTCCGCCAGTACCGTCCGCCCCGGATCTCGAACCCGCCCTCTACCAGAGCGACGGGCCGGTGGTCTTCTTTCCGGTGCGCCACCACAGCCCCGCCGCCGCCCGCCTCCTCGCTGCCTTCATCCGCCGGATCCGGCCCGAAGCCGTGCTCGTCGAGGGACCGGCGGACTTTAACGACCGGATCGAGGAACTGTTTTTGCCCCACCAGTTGCCCGTGGCGATCTACAGCTACTTTCAAAAAGGCGAGCGGCGGCGAGGGGCGTTCTATCCGTTTTGTATCTACTCGCCGGAGTGGCAGGCGCTGGTGACCGGGCGGGAGGTGGGGGCTGTCGTCCGCTTTATCGACCTGCCCTGGGCCGACCTATCTGCTGCCGAGGAGGAAACACTTCCGGCCCACCGCTACGCCGATGGTCCCCTGCGCACGAGCGACTGCGTGGCTGTGCTCTGCGAGCGCTTCGCCGTCGGCGACTTCGATGAACTGTGGGATCTGCTCTTCGAGGTTGATCCCGACTTGAGTCTTGAGGACTACCTGCAGCGCTGCCACCGGCTGTGCTATCTGCTGCGCACCTCGGGCGGTGAGGTGTCTGCAGCAGATTTAAGGCGCGAGGCGTTCATGGCCGCTCAGATCCGCCAGATCGCCGCTGCCGCCTCCGGTCCCGTCCTGGTGGTGACGGGCGGGTTTCATAGCCACGCCCTTTTTAGCCACCTGCGCTCAGACAGTCCGCCCCCTGTGCCTTGCTGCCCAGCGGTGGACGAGCGGGGCATCGCCCTGACGCCTTATTCTTACGAGCGGCTCGATCGACTCACGGGTTACGAAGCGGGTATGCCGGGGCCGGGCTTTTATCAGCACGCCTGGGATCACGCGATGGTCGCCCGGCAGATCCTGGCGGCGGTGGCCCAGGATCTGCGCGAGCGCAAGCAGGTGGCAAGCAGCGCCGACCTCATCGCGGCCTGGACGATGGCGAGTGCCCTGGCCGATTTGCGCGGCCATCGCCGCGTCTGGCGGCGCGATTTGATCGATGGCGTTACCGCTGCCCTGGTCAAGGAGGAGCTGACGGCGGGCCTCGCCCATCCGTTTTTAGCCGCTGTCCACGCCGTCCTGCGCGGCAAACAGCGGGGCAGGCTCGCCCCTGGTACCCGGCTGCCGCCTCTAGTCGCCGATCTGCGCCGCCAGCTCGCCCACTTCAACCTCGAACCGCAGCAGCGGGAGCGCACGGTCGAACTCGACCTGCACGAACAGGCCAGCCGGGATCGCTCGCGGGTTCTCCACCAGTTGCACACCCTGGAAGTTGCGGGCTTTGGGCTGGTGGGAGGCAGCGATCTGCTCGGGCGCGACGAGCTGGAACGCATCTGGGAGCGCTGGCGACTGTTGTGGAGCCCGGAACTGGAGGCGAACGCGATCGAAGCGGCGGTCTATGGCCCGACCCTTGCCGAAGCGGCCCAAAGCCGGCTCATCGAGCAGGTAGAACAGCAGGAGCGCGACGCCAAAGCCGCTGCCCGTCTGGTACTCGCCGCCTGCCAGATGGGCTTTAGCGATCTCGGGGCAGAACTGCTCGCCCGACTGGAGAAGCTTCTTAGAGGCGACCACGATTTTTTTGCCCTCACCGCCGCCGCCGGCAGTCTGCTCTACCTCTACCGCTACGACGACGCCCTCGGTTCGGCGGGTGGAGAAGCGCTGGGCAGGTTGCTCGCCCAGGTATTCGATCGCAGCCTCGGGTCGATGGCAAAGTTGGGCCGGGTTCAGGGCCGGGACCGCGAACTCGTCCAGGCGGTGCGGACGCTCCTTGAAATCTGCGAGCGCTGCGGCGCGGCCCTGGGTCTCGATCGCGCCGCAGTCTGCGCCACTTTTGCTGAGGTTGCCGCCGATGCTACTGCGCTGCCGCTGTTGCGCGGGGCGACGAGCGGTGCCCTCTGGACGCTGGCAGCTCCTGGAGGTGCGGATCTGAGCGCCTTCAGCGCCGCCGGGGTGATCGGCGATTATCTGACCGGACTGTTTGC harbors:
- a CDS encoding PqqD family protein; this translates as MNPAQANSTHPQARSDVLGEFLADGSAVLFDPLTSVAHELNPTAALVWDWCDGEHSADQIVAAVEECFGTGGQDCRRDVYYFLAYLEGLGLLARAGEQHP
- a CDS encoding DUF5682 family protein; protein product: MVIPPVPSAPDLEPALYQSDGPVVFFPVRHHSPAAARLLAAFIRRIRPEAVLVEGPADFNDRIEELFLPHQLPVAIYSYFQKGERRRGAFYPFCIYSPEWQALVTGREVGAVVRFIDLPWADLSAAEEETLPAHRYADGPLRTSDCVAVLCERFAVGDFDELWDLLFEVDPDLSLEDYLQRCHRLCYLLRTSGGEVSAADLRREAFMAAQIRQIAAAASGPVLVVTGGFHSHALFSHLRSDSPPPVPCCPAVDERGIALTPYSYERLDRLTGYEAGMPGPGFYQHAWDHAMVARQILAAVAQDLRERKQVASSADLIAAWTMASALADLRGHRRVWRRDLIDGVTAALVKEELTAGLAHPFLAAVHAVLRGKQRGRLAPGTRLPPLVADLRRQLAHFNLEPQQRERTVELDLHEQASRDRSRVLHQLHTLEVAGFGLVGGSDLLGRDELERIWERWRLLWSPELEANAIEAAVYGPTLAEAAQSRLIEQVEQQERDAKAAARLVLAACQMGFSDLGAELLARLEKLLRGDHDFFALTAAAGSLLYLYRYDDALGSAGGEALGRLLAQVFDRSLGSMAKLGRVQGRDRELVQAVRTLLEICERCGAALGLDRAAVCATFAEVAADATALPLLRGATSGALWTLAAPGGADLSAFSAAGVIGDYLTGLFALGREVVQRQPELLSEIDELVSGFDEQTFLEALPALRLAFTSFSPREKHTLAQTLFPTAGDGPPPVPLAVDAQTAALALAFEAQVLAQLDRYGLRGGSKDV
- a CDS encoding nucleotidyltransferase family protein encodes the protein MNIAVALARYLSCPPELREPLGGEWDGLAPSTWQALISYFEARELALEAYQAFVVEKRLELPEAEALRLRRHYVRSVASVRWLTSELGRVSRAFAAVGIEPVLLKGAYLGALLWPDPALRPFADLDLWVRPQEVQAADAALRTIGYGGGPVDPSVVLDPLYHELPAYQLAGSGPGIRASVDLHYHLAPAYLPVPDEEAMRRRCVPWRDCLQVLAAEDLPVYLCGHIARHLFVEHRPELLFQAGYRYLGELARLVVYGLRRWRWERVAAGLARNRHRRALLLPLRLVNRLWNVVLPEPIVDLYRKDLLGEAVLRALLARMDRPWQELESRMLTFCSYALPDYLSRRRWLVRLRKRPGAR
- a CDS encoding S-(hydroxymethyl)glutathione dehydrogenase/class III alcohol dehydrogenase, whose translation is MQVKAAVAYQAAQPLTIETVELAGPRTGEVLVEIKATGVCHTDAYTLSGADPEGLFPAILGHEGAGIVVEVGPGVTSVRPGDHVIPLYTPECRQCEYCLSRKTNLCQAIRTTQGRGVMPDGTSRFSVAGEPVFHYMGTSTFAHYTVLPEIAVAKIREDAPFEKVCYIGCGVTTGIGAVINTARVEPGANVVVFGLGGIGLNVVQGARLAGADIIVGVDINPARRELAERFGITHFVNPKEVEGDLVPYLVNLTKGGADYSFECIGNVDVMRQALECCHKGWGVSVIIGVAGAGQEIRTRPFQLVTGRVWKGSAFGGARGRTDVPKIVDWYMEGKINIDDLITHVLPLSEINRAFELMHAGQSIRTVITF
- a CDS encoding phosphoribulokinase, coding for MAQRPIILGIVGDSAAGKTTLTRGIAQILGPEDVTVICTDDYHRYDRKQRAELGITALHPDCNHLDIIQQHLALLRTGQPILKPIYNHKTGTFDPPEYIKPLKFVVVEGLLGFSTRGMRDTFDIKVYLAPPEPLRTRWKVKRDTNKRGYTEEQVLQEMARREPDSEQFIRPQRGWADVVVSFYPGSQGPDTQLNVRLVLRPTVPHPDFVSIIERSGAHTRSAVRLELDRDMGKPVDVLEVDGHATDEQVKELQEVLCEEMANGTHICNIPGEIGKVTGTTGELLQSHPLAISQLLITYHMLKASRGAHV
- a CDS encoding HPr kinase, which produces MRLAHRAPSHLDLLGQRVSVSGPAACRIPLMTLLAPFAARPASDSLIVRFSEGSGGGYRLELPSLCCWGSAAELVPFCEWWLVSRSLVLRPELCPLHGAAVARGEAAILLPGASGSGKTTLTLALLGRGFVPFADDLILLDEQLAVQPFERCFHIDEQTERIVERLAVAPLLAFEHLPPGYCRPRRWATPRPPRCIVWPEYRPGLAAPQLVALRPGHCWTLLVNQLIAGSAQANRHFARLRALVDSAPAWQLAYSEPEQATGAIEKLLVAGLG